One Weissella coleopterorum DNA segment encodes these proteins:
- a CDS encoding LicD family protein: MDSEKEYINITEIQKIMLDILRDVITFCNNNDYHYILTGGSALGATRHKGFIPWDDDMDIALPRNEYEQFIHKYQPQYSNLVKLNSENTKNWLYPYTRISDSKTVAEGRWAEVQNGVYVDIFPIDAISGNKTGQIIGYLKMKYLDVMRNSTRRIAISKEEPFWWLKPLLIKFAKRKSTGEWVNKMERLAQKSNRKHFNYSNAFSLFVVQGLNKRRENFNKDMYFKRNKAVFEGESVFVPGNVNQYLTQMYGNWENIPNNIEKKTHARFYRKGI, translated from the coding sequence ATGGATTCTGAAAAGGAATATATAAATATAACCGAAATTCAAAAAATTATGCTTGATATATTGAGAGATGTGATAACATTTTGTAATAATAATGATTATCACTATATTTTAACTGGAGGTAGCGCATTAGGTGCTACTAGACATAAGGGCTTTATACCTTGGGATGATGACATGGATATTGCATTGCCACGAAATGAATATGAGCAATTCATACATAAATATCAACCCCAATATTCTAATTTAGTTAAATTAAACAGTGAAAATACAAAAAATTGGTTATATCCATATACGCGTATTAGTGACTCTAAAACGGTAGCTGAAGGTCGGTGGGCTGAAGTCCAGAATGGAGTTTATGTTGATATATTCCCAATTGATGCTATATCTGGAAATAAGACTGGTCAAATAATTGGTTACTTAAAAATGAAATATTTGGATGTGATGCGAAATTCTACTAGAAGAATAGCAATATCTAAAGAAGAACCGTTTTGGTGGCTAAAACCTCTTTTAATTAAATTTGCTAAACGTAAATCAACAGGCGAGTGGGTTAATAAGATGGAGCGATTAGCACAAAAAAGCAATCGCAAACATTTCAATTATTCTAATGCTTTCAGTTTATTTGTTGTTCAAGGCCTAAATAAACGCAGAGAAAATTTTAATAAAGATATGTATTTTAAACGGAATAAGGCAGTTTTTGAGGGAGAGAGTGTGTTTGTCCCTGGAAATGTTAACCAGTACTTGACACAGATGTATGGGAATTGGGAAAATATACCAAATAATATTGAGAAGAAGACACATGCACGATTTTATCGAAAAGGAATTTAA
- a CDS encoding CDP-glycerol glycerophosphotransferase family protein: MQKLKNLIKNSFLGWLFLAISIVFIKILQIFIKPNSKSVIFMSYGGRQISDSPNEVYLNMINDDDFKDWNLKWALNKPKLFQQISKENKISSNSPLYFYHLLKSKYWITNSSIERLIPFKHRRNIYIQFWHGMPMKTLGDDEKELSGVVKWWYSHAKFDFHFVYGDFDRKHMQHVFKNSHNIINHGLLRKSILNRRSKIGINKLRHEMEIESNKPVLLYVPSFREYKTKKSPFLSDEFLAKLSKDYTIIYRGHYYSESEKTSLDIKYFANKSLYKLMLVSDFMVTDYSSVIFDYLPLRRPIYLFQSDINEYTEHRGLYLRGEDLQLPVAYSENTLNEQIKNDRYNYQQLDILLEKYNNEPMTRAWEDIRNILDKENKRN; this comes from the coding sequence ATGCAAAAATTAAAAAATCTAATTAAAAATTCTTTTTTGGGATGGTTATTTTTAGCTATTTCAATCGTTTTCATTAAAATTCTTCAGATTTTTATAAAACCGAACTCTAAAAGCGTTATTTTCATGTCTTATGGAGGCCGGCAGATCTCTGATTCACCAAATGAAGTTTATCTGAATATGATAAATGATGACGATTTTAAAGATTGGAATCTGAAATGGGCTTTGAATAAGCCTAAATTATTTCAACAAATATCTAAAGAAAATAAAATCAGTTCCAATAGCCCTTTATATTTTTACCATTTACTGAAGTCTAAATATTGGATTACCAATTCATCAATAGAAAGGCTGATTCCGTTTAAGCATCGGCGAAATATTTATATACAATTTTGGCATGGTATGCCCATGAAAACATTGGGTGACGATGAAAAAGAGTTATCAGGGGTTGTTAAATGGTGGTATAGTCATGCTAAATTTGATTTTCACTTTGTTTATGGAGATTTTGATCGTAAGCACATGCAACATGTATTTAAGAATAGTCATAATATAATTAATCATGGATTATTACGTAAAAGTATTTTAAATCGACGATCTAAGATAGGAATTAATAAGTTAAGACATGAAATGGAGATAGAAAGTAACAAGCCGGTTCTATTGTATGTTCCATCTTTTAGGGAATATAAGACAAAAAAATCCCCATTTTTAAGTGATGAGTTTTTGGCAAAACTATCTAAGGATTATACGATTATATATCGGGGCCATTATTATAGTGAAAGTGAAAAAACCTCCTTAGATATCAAGTACTTTGCCAATAAATCACTTTATAAATTAATGTTAGTGTCCGATTTTATGGTAACTGACTATTCTAGTGTTATCTTTGATTATTTGCCATTACGAAGGCCAATTTATTTATTTCAATCAGATATTAATGAGTATACAGAGCATCGAGGACTCTATTTAAGAGGTGAAGATTTACAATTACCTGTTGCATATTCTGAAAACACTTTAAACGAACAAATTAAAAATGATCGATATAATTATCAGCAACTAGATATACTCTTAGAGAAGTATAATAATGAACCAATGACTAGGGCTTGGGAAGATATCAGGAATATTTTAGATAAAGAAAATAAAAGGAACTAA
- a CDS encoding LCP family protein — protein sequence MKKVLLSILGIVVALGVGIGGYAFYQLHSTTSKINSLDSTLSKTSDTKTSSSESVSYLLLGTDTGALGRSYKGRTDTMMVMTVNPKSQKTTLVSIERDTKIQLNGHTAKLNAAYAEGDSESATSAVENLLDIKLDGYLLVNMNGLKQLVNAVGGVTVTAPLTFDYEGYSFVNGQSYSMNGTKALAFSRMRYDDPKGDYGRQQRQQLVVKAVLNKLKQNPTSALSGDFLASVSDNVRSNISQSSLQNLALKYNKAANTIETDQIVGEGIMEGGVSYQVIPQSEITRVHDEIESAMNEN from the coding sequence ATGAAAAAAGTTTTGTTGAGTATTCTCGGAATTGTAGTGGCCTTAGGTGTTGGAATAGGCGGATATGCCTTTTACCAATTACATAGCACTACATCTAAAATTAATTCCTTGGACAGTACCTTAAGTAAAACATCTGATACCAAAACAAGCTCAAGTGAGTCTGTCTCATACCTATTGTTAGGGACAGACACGGGTGCTTTGGGACGGAGTTATAAGGGACGGACTGATACAATGATGGTCATGACCGTTAATCCAAAATCACAAAAAACTACATTAGTTTCAATTGAACGTGATACTAAAATACAATTAAACGGGCATACTGCTAAATTAAATGCGGCCTATGCTGAAGGTGATTCGGAATCAGCCACTAGTGCTGTTGAGAATTTACTAGATATTAAACTTGATGGGTATCTATTAGTAAATATGAATGGTCTTAAGCAATTAGTGAATGCCGTTGGCGGGGTAACCGTAACCGCGCCTTTGACTTTCGATTATGAAGGATATTCATTTGTGAATGGTCAAAGTTACAGTATGAATGGGACTAAAGCCTTAGCCTTTTCTCGGATGCGTTATGATGATCCCAAGGGAGATTATGGGCGTCAACAGCGTCAACAATTAGTTGTTAAAGCCGTCTTGAATAAATTGAAACAAAATCCGACCTCTGCATTGTCAGGTGACTTCTTAGCATCTGTTTCAGACAATGTTCGGTCAAATATTTCGCAGTCATCTTTGCAAAATTTGGCTTTGAAGTATAATAAAGCCGCCAATACGATTGAAACGGATCAAATTGTTGGTGAAGGTATTATGGAGGGTGGAGTTTCATACCAAGTTATTCCACAAAGTGAAATAACTCGTGTTCATGATGAAATTGAATCAGCAATGAATGAAAATTAA
- a CDS encoding alpha/beta fold hydrolase — translation MSFFKTNDGIQLNYHWDGPWEGPVVLLLGGYTSNIATWLPQVETLTAAGYRTLRLDYRSHGQSEQTKRGLRIARLATDVHELLKTLHVQRCHVIGHSMGVSVIEIYLSLFGNQKIISLITEDQTPKMLNEGDWQFGLKESSMDQLAIFADRFPKIKLTQQHLNDEIKKVLADNYTPFDFKLTRPLLLDGIAQDWRDVLPQEERPHLFLSGNKSPLYPAGYPEAALKLQKHINSAVYHFQGVGHIPHLEAVDEFNRVILNFIQLNDKVN, via the coding sequence ATGTCATTTTTTAAAACCAACGATGGGATTCAACTCAATTACCACTGGGATGGTCCATGGGAAGGTCCGGTTGTATTGTTACTTGGTGGTTATACTAGTAATATAGCCACATGGTTGCCGCAAGTTGAGACCTTAACAGCGGCTGGTTATCGAACGTTACGGCTCGATTATCGCAGTCATGGACAAAGTGAACAGACTAAACGAGGACTGCGTATTGCGCGTTTAGCCACAGATGTTCATGAATTGTTAAAGACGCTTCACGTGCAGCGATGCCATGTGATTGGGCATTCAATGGGAGTTAGTGTAATTGAAATCTATTTATCTTTGTTTGGTAATCAAAAAATTATCAGTCTTATAACGGAGGATCAAACCCCTAAAATGCTGAATGAGGGAGATTGGCAATTCGGGTTAAAAGAATCTTCTATGGATCAATTGGCAATCTTTGCGGATCGTTTTCCGAAAATCAAATTAACACAACAACATTTAAATGATGAGATTAAAAAAGTATTGGCAGATAATTATACGCCGTTTGATTTTAAATTAACCCGGCCTTTATTATTAGATGGAATAGCGCAAGATTGGCGGGATGTCTTACCACAAGAAGAGCGACCACATTTATTTTTATCTGGAAATAAATCGCCACTCTATCCAGCAGGCTATCCAGAAGCAGCGCTGAAATTACAAAAACATATAAATTCAGCAGTTTATCATTTCCAAGGGGTTGGACATATTCCACATTTAGAGGCCGTGGATGAATTTAATCGGGTGATATTAAATTTTATTCAATTAAACGACAAAGTAAATTAA
- the lpdA gene encoding dihydrolipoyl dehydrogenase: MVVGAQATEVGTVVIGSGPGGYVAAIRAAELGQKVTIIERDQIGGVCLNIGCIPSKALINVGHHYRDSQEQNPFGLSMTGELDWQQTQDWKQHQVVEKLTSGVAMLLKKHHIDVIQGEASFNDNETLNVVQEDGHQLLQFDNCIIATGSRPVEIPNFKFGGRIVDSTGALSLPEIPKHLIVIGGGVIGSELGGAYANLGAKVTIIEGLDHTLNGFDSEMTKPVLQDFKAHGGEIFTSAMAKSATQTDQDVTLTFEVDGKAQTVTGDYLLVSVGRKANTDTLGLNNTDIKQGEHGLLETNDSMRTSVPHIYAIGDIVAGPALAHKASFEGKVAAAAISGADNAHDLHYSLPSVAYTHIELASTGETPESIKINQIDAQVTKFPFAANGRALAMDAGTGFVRLVTDKKTKAMLGAQIVGPGASDLISELSLAIENGLTSEDISLTIHPHPTLGEAIMDAAEVADGLGIHI, from the coding sequence ATGGTTGTAGGTGCACAAGCAACAGAAGTGGGGACCGTAGTGATCGGTTCTGGACCTGGTGGTTATGTTGCCGCCATCCGTGCGGCCGAACTGGGTCAAAAAGTAACCATCATTGAAAGAGATCAAATTGGTGGAGTTTGTTTAAATATTGGATGTATACCATCAAAGGCATTAATCAATGTGGGACACCATTACCGTGATTCACAGGAACAGAATCCATTTGGATTGTCTATGACTGGTGAACTGGATTGGCAGCAAACGCAAGATTGGAAACAACATCAAGTTGTGGAGAAATTAACGAGTGGCGTTGCAATGCTCTTGAAAAAACATCACATTGATGTAATTCAAGGTGAAGCTAGTTTTAACGATAATGAAACGTTAAATGTAGTTCAAGAAGATGGACATCAACTTTTGCAATTTGATAATTGTATTATTGCAACAGGCTCACGTCCGGTTGAGATTCCAAATTTTAAATTTGGCGGACGAATCGTTGATTCAACAGGTGCATTGAGCCTACCAGAGATTCCTAAGCATTTGATTGTAATTGGTGGTGGAGTCATTGGATCTGAATTAGGTGGTGCATATGCCAACTTAGGGGCAAAAGTAACCATTATTGAAGGATTGGATCATACCTTAAATGGTTTCGATAGTGAAATGACTAAACCAGTCTTGCAAGATTTTAAGGCTCATGGTGGTGAAATCTTTACTTCAGCAATGGCGAAGTCGGCCACGCAAACGGATCAAGATGTTACATTGACGTTTGAAGTGGATGGGAAAGCACAAACCGTTACTGGCGACTATTTACTCGTCTCAGTGGGACGAAAAGCGAATACAGATACATTAGGGCTAAATAATACTGATATTAAACAAGGCGAGCATGGATTGTTGGAGACGAATGATAGTATGCGTACGAGCGTTCCTCATATTTATGCAATTGGAGATATTGTAGCTGGTCCAGCTTTAGCCCATAAGGCTAGTTTCGAAGGGAAAGTTGCTGCGGCTGCAATTAGTGGAGCTGATAATGCGCATGACTTACACTATTCGTTGCCATCAGTGGCATATACTCATATTGAATTAGCTTCTACTGGAGAAACACCTGAATCGATTAAAATTAATCAAATTGACGCGCAGGTTACAAAATTTCCTTTCGCAGCCAATGGACGTGCATTAGCCATGGATGCAGGGACTGGATTTGTACGCCTAGTGACAGATAAGAAGACTAAGGCTATGCTGGGTGCTCAAATTGTGGGGCCTGGTGCTTCAGACTTGATTTCAGAACTATCACTAGCCATTGAAAATGGATTAACTTCAGAAGACATTTCCTTAACAATCCATCCACATCCAACTTTGGGTGAAGCAATTATGGACGCGGCCGAAGTTGCAGATGGCTTAGGCATTCATATCTAA
- a CDS encoding alpha-ketoacid dehydrogenase subunit beta, whose amino-acid sequence MANKTYIAAIQEALDLALAKDDNTLIFGEDVGENGGVFRATDGLQAKFGEDRVFNTPLAESGIGGLAMGLATQNYRPIMEIQFFGFVFEVMDSIAGQMARTRYRFNNTRNMPIVVRSPYGGGTKTPEMHADNLEGLVAQVPGIRVVMPANPADAKGLLLSSIESNDPVVFLENLHLYRSLKGEVPEGYYTTPLDQAAIARQGDDISIIAYGGSVPVALKAADELAKQGINAEVVDLRTVSPIDIKTIGESVQKTGRVLVVQEAQRMAGIGATVMAEISERFILSLKAPIGRIAAPDSIYPFAQAENDWMIKADDVVEKAKEVVNYD is encoded by the coding sequence ATGGCTAACAAAACATATATTGCGGCAATTCAAGAAGCATTGGATTTAGCCCTAGCTAAAGACGACAATACTTTGATCTTTGGTGAAGACGTGGGTGAAAATGGAGGAGTTTTCCGAGCAACGGATGGCTTGCAAGCCAAATTCGGAGAAGATAGAGTTTTCAACACACCTTTAGCAGAATCAGGAATTGGCGGCTTAGCCATGGGTTTGGCAACGCAAAATTATCGACCAATTATGGAAATTCAATTTTTTGGATTCGTGTTTGAAGTTATGGATTCCATTGCTGGTCAAATGGCTCGGACCCGCTATCGCTTTAATAATACTCGAAATATGCCAATCGTCGTTCGCTCGCCTTATGGTGGTGGAACTAAGACTCCTGAAATGCACGCGGATAATTTGGAAGGTTTAGTAGCACAAGTTCCTGGAATCCGGGTAGTGATGCCTGCTAATCCTGCTGATGCGAAAGGACTTTTGTTGAGTTCGATCGAATCAAACGATCCGGTAGTCTTTCTGGAAAATTTGCACTTATATCGATCACTAAAAGGGGAAGTTCCAGAAGGCTATTACACTACACCACTAGATCAAGCGGCAATTGCACGACAAGGTGATGATATTTCAATTATAGCCTACGGTGGTTCAGTACCAGTGGCTTTAAAGGCTGCAGACGAACTAGCAAAGCAGGGTATTAATGCTGAAGTCGTTGATTTGCGGACGGTTTCGCCAATTGATATTAAGACGATTGGTGAGTCAGTACAAAAAACTGGTCGAGTTTTGGTAGTGCAGGAAGCACAACGGATGGCTGGGATTGGTGCGACGGTTATGGCAGAAATTTCAGAACGATTTATTCTTAGCTTAAAAGCCCCCATTGGACGAATTGCTGCACCGGATTCAATTTATCCATTTGCACAAGCTGAAAATGATTGGATGATCAAGGCTGATGATGTGGTGGAAAAGGCTAAGGAGGTAGTGAATTATGACTGA
- a CDS encoding thiamine pyrophosphate-dependent dehydrogenase E1 component subunit alpha, producing the protein MANMTEQNAKVLDFDYQIQQQDEAFPTLQILNNAGQLVDEETFNQSDISDDDLVAIMQRMILSRQLDIRSTKLAKQGRFGFFAPTAGQEASQMASSYAFKDDDWLFPGYRDIPEIVVKGWPIWKAILWSRGHAKGNEMTTEDGKPVNAWMPQIIIGAQYVEAAGTALGLKKRKQDAVAYTYTGDGGSSQGDFYEGINFASAYKANAVFFIQNNGYAISTPRKLQTAAQHLAAKGWASGLPSMVVDGNDPLAMYLAAKKARAWSVAGNGPVLIETLTNRLEPHSTAGDDPLRYREQSDIDEWWKREPLIRMRQFMTDKGIWDETKEQAYVDEVNALIDDQIKIADNIEKQKISDFIKNTLEVPSQAMQEQIDKFESEGK; encoded by the coding sequence ATGGCAAATATGACAGAGCAAAATGCAAAGGTTTTAGATTTTGATTATCAAATTCAGCAACAAGATGAGGCTTTTCCAACCCTCCAGATATTGAATAATGCTGGACAACTGGTTGATGAAGAAACTTTTAATCAATCTGATATTAGTGATGATGACCTAGTCGCTATCATGCAGCGCATGATTTTGAGCCGGCAACTAGACATTCGCTCCACAAAGCTTGCTAAGCAAGGACGCTTTGGATTCTTCGCACCAACGGCGGGACAGGAAGCTTCACAAATGGCTTCATCATACGCATTCAAAGATGATGATTGGTTGTTCCCTGGCTATCGTGATATTCCAGAAATTGTCGTCAAAGGATGGCCAATTTGGAAAGCGATTTTGTGGTCACGGGGACATGCCAAAGGGAACGAAATGACAACTGAGGATGGTAAGCCTGTAAACGCTTGGATGCCACAAATTATCATTGGAGCGCAATATGTTGAGGCAGCTGGAACGGCATTGGGTCTAAAAAAACGGAAGCAGGATGCTGTTGCGTACACATATACAGGTGATGGTGGTTCTTCACAGGGAGATTTCTACGAAGGAATTAATTTTGCATCTGCATACAAAGCGAATGCAGTCTTCTTCATTCAAAATAACGGGTATGCCATTTCAACTCCGCGTAAGTTACAAACAGCTGCTCAGCACTTAGCGGCTAAAGGTTGGGCATCCGGCTTGCCAAGTATGGTTGTTGATGGAAATGACCCATTGGCCATGTATTTAGCTGCCAAGAAAGCACGGGCTTGGAGTGTAGCTGGTAATGGTCCTGTTTTGATTGAAACTCTTACTAATCGATTGGAACCACATTCAACGGCTGGGGATGACCCGTTACGCTATCGAGAACAATCAGATATTGATGAATGGTGGAAGCGTGAACCTTTGATTCGAATGCGTCAATTTATGACGGATAAAGGAATTTGGGATGAGACAAAGGAACAAGCATACGTTGATGAAGTTAATGCATTGATTGATGATCAAATTAAAATTGCTGATAATATTGAAAAACAAAAAATTTCGGACTTCATCAAAAATACCTTAGAAGTTCCAAGTCAAGCGATGCAAGAGCAGATTGATAAGTTTGAAAGTGAGGGAAAGTAG
- a CDS encoding lipoate--protein ligase — translation MRYINYLGQDAYENIAMDSWLLDHLKPTEPVFALWQNKRAVIVGQNQNTFGEINQEYIDQNQIQVVRRVSGGGAVYHDLGNICFTFFVPVKQSSSVNFKQFVQPMYEALRSLGIQAEITGRNDLEVAGKKISGNAQRYAGGYLMHHGTLLWDTDVDAMVHSLNVADEKFISKAAKSVRARVGNIKDYAPQDLTIEKFIEALRYYLTNKGQDGELVLSEEQLAGIKDLRDHKFATWDWNYGHSPKFDFENHAKFAGGSIDVQVNVDQGNIQEINFKGDFLGVRDWREIKDQFIGVPFDRRVIENVLIANQDCQYFGGIQNQELASLFVGDRED, via the coding sequence ATGAGGTATATTAATTATTTAGGTCAGGATGCCTATGAGAACATTGCGATGGATAGTTGGTTATTGGATCATTTAAAACCTACTGAACCTGTCTTTGCTCTTTGGCAAAATAAACGCGCCGTGATTGTTGGTCAGAATCAAAATACTTTTGGTGAAATTAATCAAGAATACATTGATCAAAATCAAATCCAAGTCGTCCGACGTGTTTCAGGAGGTGGCGCAGTCTATCATGATTTAGGAAATATCTGTTTTACATTCTTTGTTCCAGTTAAACAGAGTAGTTCAGTAAACTTTAAACAATTTGTCCAGCCAATGTATGAAGCCTTACGTTCGTTAGGAATTCAGGCTGAAATCACGGGACGAAATGATCTAGAGGTGGCTGGAAAGAAAATTTCTGGTAATGCGCAGCGTTACGCAGGAGGTTACCTCATGCACCATGGAACTTTACTTTGGGATACAGATGTAGATGCGATGGTTCATTCATTAAATGTTGCCGATGAAAAGTTTATTTCAAAGGCAGCTAAGTCCGTTCGAGCCCGAGTTGGCAACATTAAAGACTATGCACCGCAAGATTTGACAATTGAAAAATTTATTGAGGCACTACGATACTATCTAACTAATAAAGGTCAAGATGGTGAATTGGTATTGTCTGAGGAACAGTTAGCTGGAATCAAAGACTTACGTGATCATAAATTTGCGACATGGGATTGGAATTATGGTCATAGTCCAAAATTTGATTTTGAGAATCACGCCAAATTTGCGGGTGGTAGTATTGATGTGCAAGTTAACGTTGATCAAGGAAACATTCAGGAAATTAATTTTAAAGGTGATTTCCTTGGTGTTAGGGATTGGCGTGAAATTAAGGATCAATTTATTGGCGTACCATTTGACAGACGAGTAATTGAGAATGTCTTGATCGCCAATCAAGATTGTCAATATTTTGGAGGAATCCAAAATCAGGAATTGGCAAGCCTCTTTGTTGGTGACCGGGAAGATTAG
- a CDS encoding Cof-type HAD-IIB family hydrolase, producing the protein MNNIKIISIDIDGTLLNDQHEVTSDVKVAIQTAMKQGIKIVITTGRPLSGVQPLLDELEINGNQQYVVTHNGGLMQTADGHEILFASALTLTEWSEIHQFMQREKIYLQAEDQNQAHTTAKLVDPWASYENYLVNLPLHVYEHDTDLRDVNLIKAIANADAKELDRVQAIIPETIKSQVTVIRSTANNLEFVNKKTSKGNALLALAQHLDVKIEQTMAIGDQANDATMIKAAGLGVAMGNAIPDIKQLANVITEDNNHSGVAKAIKAYALN; encoded by the coding sequence ATGAATAATATAAAAATTATATCAATTGATATTGATGGGACTTTGTTGAATGATCAACACGAGGTTACCTCGGATGTTAAAGTTGCGATTCAAACAGCAATGAAGCAAGGCATTAAGATTGTGATTACAACTGGTCGTCCGCTATCTGGAGTGCAACCTTTACTGGATGAACTGGAGATTAATGGAAATCAGCAATATGTGGTCACCCATAACGGTGGTTTAATGCAAACGGCGGATGGTCATGAAATTCTATTTGCTTCTGCGTTAACTTTGACCGAATGGTCTGAAATTCATCAATTTATGCAGCGGGAGAAGATTTATCTCCAAGCTGAAGACCAGAATCAAGCCCACACTACAGCTAAATTGGTTGATCCTTGGGCTAGTTATGAAAATTACTTAGTCAATCTTCCGTTACATGTTTATGAACATGATACTGATCTACGGGACGTTAACTTGATTAAAGCGATTGCAAATGCTGATGCGAAAGAATTAGATCGGGTCCAAGCAATCATTCCAGAAACCATCAAAAGCCAAGTTACTGTTATTCGATCAACCGCCAATAATTTAGAATTTGTGAATAAGAAGACTTCCAAAGGAAATGCGCTTCTTGCCCTTGCACAACATTTAGATGTTAAGATCGAGCAAACAATGGCCATCGGTGACCAAGCCAATGACGCTACGATGATTAAAGCGGCCGGTTTAGGTGTTGCAATGGGGAATGCTATTCCTGATATTAAGCAATTAGCGAATGTGATTACAGAAGATAATAATCATTCAGGAGTTGCTAAAGCGATTAAAGCTTATGCATTAAATTAA
- a CDS encoding GRP family sugar transporter: MQASLLIALIPALAWGATGIVTTKMGGSAGQQSLGMTFGALIFGILTLVLYVIPSAGFDFAMNPRLWVVGFVSGLFWAVGTAGQFIGFKKMGVSVGNPISTGGQIVSNALMAAAVLGEWTTGKMWLFGSLAILSVVVGAILTSLPDAKTPKVENPNYDFKAGLLAMLISTLGFMMYFVLPNLLFKLGYISSAIHGAPNGNGLYYMTSVVGPQSIGQVLGAFIIVIFFLKERSIMFELPTWRNIVTGLVWAVGNVFMFVSAANPAVGQAVATTLSQMGVVVGVFGGIFILGEKKSKRQLVYAVIGSLLVVLGGIMISNLSIF; this comes from the coding sequence ATGCAAGCATCATTATTAATTGCATTAATACCAGCTTTAGCGTGGGGTGCAACTGGGATCGTTACAACTAAAATGGGTGGATCAGCTGGTCAACAAAGTTTAGGAATGACCTTTGGAGCATTGATTTTTGGAATTCTAACCTTAGTCTTGTATGTTATTCCGTCTGCGGGGTTTGATTTTGCAATGAATCCACGTTTGTGGGTTGTTGGCTTTGTCTCAGGCTTATTTTGGGCGGTTGGAACCGCTGGTCAATTTATTGGCTTTAAGAAAATGGGTGTTTCAGTTGGGAACCCTATTTCAACGGGGGGACAAATTGTATCAAATGCTTTAATGGCAGCAGCTGTTTTAGGGGAGTGGACGACAGGCAAGATGTGGTTGTTTGGTTCATTGGCCATTCTAAGTGTGGTAGTTGGAGCAATTTTAACTTCGTTGCCAGATGCTAAGACGCCGAAAGTGGAAAATCCTAATTACGATTTTAAGGCAGGGTTACTAGCCATGCTGATTTCGACGTTAGGTTTTATGATGTATTTTGTGCTACCAAATCTTCTATTTAAATTGGGATATATTTCATCTGCAATTCATGGAGCTCCAAATGGAAATGGTTTGTATTACATGACTTCCGTCGTGGGACCGCAATCGATTGGGCAAGTTTTGGGTGCATTTATCATTGTTATTTTCTTTTTGAAAGAACGTTCAATTATGTTTGAACTGCCCACTTGGCGAAATATTGTGACGGGATTAGTTTGGGCAGTCGGAAATGTCTTTATGTTTGTTTCGGCTGCGAATCCTGCAGTGGGACAGGCTGTGGCAACTACCCTTTCTCAAATGGGTGTGGTCGTGGGTGTTTTTGGCGGTATTTTCATTCTTGGGGAGAAGAAATCGAAGCGACAATTGGTTTATGCTGTCATTGGTTCGCTCTTAGTTGTCCTAGGTGGTATTATGATTTCAAATTTGAGCATTTTCTAA
- a CDS encoding HU family DNA-binding protein yields MANKQDLINKVAEAGFSKKDATTAVDATFAAIQEELSAGEKVQLIGFGTFEVRTRAARKGRNPRTNAEIDIPASKIPAFKPGKGLKDAVK; encoded by the coding sequence ATGGCTAACAAGCAAGATTTGATCAACAAGGTAGCGGAAGCTGGTTTCTCAAAGAAAGATGCAACAACTGCTGTTGATGCTACTTTTGCCGCAATTCAAGAAGAATTAAGCGCTGGTGAAAAAGTTCAATTGATCGGTTTCGGTACTTTCGAAGTACGTACGCGTGCTGCTCGTAAGGGACGTAACCCACGTACAAACGCTGAAATTGATATTCCAGCATCAAAGATTCCAGCATTTAAGCCTGGAAAGGGATTGAAGGACGCAGTTAAGTAA